The following are encoded together in the Tepidiforma bonchosmolovskayae genome:
- a CDS encoding DUF503 domain-containing protein has translation MTVGVLRMSLRIPSRTLKEKRAIVRPVVERLRSRFNASVAEIDALDAVGLAVIAAAVISNDPRHADEQLQAIAAAVQDWRLDAELVDLETELLDA, from the coding sequence ATGACCGTCGGCGTCCTCCGCATGTCGCTCCGCATCCCCTCCCGCACCCTCAAGGAGAAGCGCGCCATCGTCCGCCCGGTGGTTGAGCGCCTCCGCAGCCGCTTCAACGCGTCCGTTGCCGAAATTGATGCCCTCGATGCCGTCGGCCTGGCGGTCATCGCTGCCGCCGTCATCTCCAACGACCCGCGCCACGCCGACGAACAGCTCCAGGCGATTGCCGCCGCCGTCCAGGACTGGCGGCTCGACGCCGAACTCGTCGACCTCGAAACCGAACTCCTCGATGCCTGA
- a CDS encoding serine O-acetyltransferase has protein sequence MMGGRLQRIRANWRELRALLREDIELHAAWPRTFGLIRRDRPTWFTFLYLLFAIHMFPAVVLYRLQVFLYESGFPRAATAVSRLNAFLFDVTIGNHVRAGGGLLIAHGHVVLDGWTKLGKRVEINPFVTLGIGNSSRRPFELWGPEIGDDVNIGTGAKVIGRVKVGEGVKIGANAVVVSDIPPFHTAVGVPARAIPGGRRRETETWEPPRG, from the coding sequence ATGATGGGCGGACGGCTGCAACGGATCCGGGCGAACTGGCGGGAGCTGCGGGCCCTGCTGCGGGAGGACATCGAACTGCACGCGGCGTGGCCCCGAACCTTCGGGCTGATCCGGAGGGACCGGCCGACGTGGTTCACGTTCCTGTACCTGCTGTTCGCGATTCATATGTTCCCGGCGGTGGTGCTTTACCGGCTGCAGGTGTTCCTGTACGAGAGCGGGTTCCCGCGGGCAGCGACGGCGGTCTCGCGGCTGAACGCGTTCCTGTTCGACGTGACGATCGGAAATCACGTGCGGGCCGGCGGCGGGCTCCTGATCGCCCACGGGCACGTGGTGCTCGACGGCTGGACGAAGCTGGGGAAGCGGGTGGAGATCAACCCGTTCGTGACGCTGGGCATCGGCAACAGCTCACGGCGGCCGTTCGAACTGTGGGGCCCAGAGATCGGCGACGATGTGAACATCGGGACCGGGGCGAAGGTGATCGGGCGGGTGAAGGTCGGCGAGGGCGTGAAGATCGGCGCGAATGCGGTGGTCGTGAGCGATATCCCGCCGTTCCACACGGCGGTGGGCGTGCCGGCGCGGGCGATCCCGGGCGGGCGCCGGCGGGAGACGGAGACCTGGGAGCCCCCGAGGGGATGA
- the ruvB gene encoding Holliday junction branch migration DNA helicase RuvB — translation MTEERLVAPQAQAEDAELERSLRPRRLEEFPGQERTKRNLAIAIAAAKQRGEPLDHVLLYGPPGLGKTTLANIIAHEMGVSIRTTSGPAFERPGDLAAVLTNLKEGDILFVDEIHRLSSAVEEILYPAMEDFALDLVIGKGAGARSVRLAMPRFTLIGATTRYAMVSAPLRDRFGSVYRLDFYEPETLALILRRSASILGVALPDDAAMEIARRSRGTPRIANRLLRRVRDFAAVRNGGAVTVEAAREALAMLEVDELGLDESDRAVLRAVVEKFNGGPVGLETIAAAISEEADTIMDVYEPFLLKCGFLNRTPRGRVATEAAYRHLGLEPPRDRPAQAALWDGAGAS, via the coding sequence GTGACCGAGGAACGGCTGGTGGCGCCGCAGGCACAGGCCGAGGACGCGGAGCTGGAGCGTTCGCTGCGGCCGCGGCGGCTCGAGGAGTTCCCGGGGCAGGAGCGGACGAAGCGGAACCTTGCGATCGCAATCGCGGCGGCGAAGCAGCGGGGGGAGCCGCTCGACCACGTGCTGCTGTACGGGCCGCCGGGGCTGGGGAAGACGACGCTGGCCAACATCATCGCGCACGAGATGGGGGTTTCGATCCGGACGACGAGCGGGCCGGCGTTCGAGCGGCCGGGCGACCTTGCGGCGGTGCTGACGAACCTGAAAGAGGGCGACATCCTCTTCGTCGACGAGATTCACCGGCTTTCGAGCGCGGTGGAGGAGATCCTCTACCCGGCGATGGAGGATTTCGCGCTCGACCTCGTCATCGGGAAAGGGGCCGGGGCGCGGTCGGTGCGGCTGGCGATGCCGCGGTTCACGCTGATCGGTGCGACGACGCGGTATGCGATGGTGAGCGCGCCGCTGCGGGACCGGTTCGGCTCGGTGTACCGGCTCGATTTCTACGAGCCGGAGACGCTGGCGCTCATCCTGCGGCGGTCGGCGTCGATTCTCGGGGTGGCGCTGCCGGATGATGCGGCGATGGAGATCGCCCGGCGCTCGCGGGGGACGCCGCGGATTGCGAACCGGCTGCTGCGGCGGGTGCGGGACTTCGCGGCAGTACGGAACGGCGGCGCGGTGACGGTGGAGGCGGCGCGCGAAGCGCTGGCGATGCTGGAGGTTGACGAACTGGGGCTGGACGAATCGGACCGGGCGGTGCTGCGGGCGGTGGTCGAGAAGTTCAACGGGGGGCCGGTCGGGCTGGAGACGATTGCAGCGGCGATTTCGGAGGAGGCGGACACGATCATGGACGTGTACGAGCCGTTCCTCCTGAAGTGCGGTTTCCTGAACCGGACGCCGCGCGGGCGGGTGGCGACGGAGGCGGCGTACCGCCACCTTGGGCTGGAGCCGCCGCGGGACCGCCCTGCGCAGGCCGCGCTGTGGGACGGCGCTGGGGCGTCCTGA
- a CDS encoding ABC transporter permease, whose product MTAMAMARPAPQRSLRNAFELVTALTSRDLKLRYQGSVLGWAWSLARPLALGAVLAFALGRVLGTGITAEFLLAGLFPWFWFQGGVQGAAGSFIGNGGLLKKVRFPRAVLPLSTVLGATLQFALSLPVLVGFVVAAGNEPSAAWLGLPLVFVLQLGLTAGLGLFVASVTVYFRDLEHITEVLLTLLFYATPIIYSVDRVPEGYRWLTYVNPLAPIMEGWRSILLDGALPAWSHLGASAALTAAALGAGWVTFRRLEDGFADAI is encoded by the coding sequence ATGACGGCGATGGCGATGGCCCGGCCGGCGCCGCAGCGGAGCCTGCGCAACGCGTTCGAGCTGGTGACGGCGCTCACGAGCCGCGACCTGAAGCTGCGGTACCAGGGGAGCGTGCTGGGCTGGGCGTGGTCGCTGGCGCGGCCGCTGGCGCTGGGAGCGGTGCTGGCGTTTGCGCTGGGGCGCGTGCTGGGCACGGGAATTACGGCAGAGTTCCTGCTGGCGGGGCTGTTCCCGTGGTTCTGGTTCCAGGGCGGGGTGCAGGGCGCGGCCGGGAGCTTCATCGGGAACGGCGGGCTGCTGAAGAAGGTGCGTTTCCCGCGGGCGGTGCTGCCGCTGAGCACGGTGCTGGGGGCGACGCTCCAGTTCGCGCTGTCGCTGCCGGTGCTGGTCGGGTTCGTGGTGGCGGCTGGCAACGAGCCGTCGGCGGCCTGGCTGGGACTGCCGCTGGTGTTCGTCCTGCAGCTGGGGCTGACGGCGGGGCTGGGGCTGTTCGTGGCGAGCGTGACCGTGTACTTCCGCGACCTGGAGCACATCACCGAGGTGCTCCTGACGCTGCTGTTCTACGCGACGCCGATCATCTACAGCGTCGACCGGGTGCCGGAGGGGTACCGCTGGCTGACGTATGTGAATCCGCTGGCGCCGATCATGGAGGGGTGGCGGAGCATTCTGCTCGACGGGGCGCTGCCGGCATGGAGCCACCTCGGGGCATCGGCGGCGCTGACGGCGGCGGCGCTGGGGGCGGGCTGGGTCACGTTCCGGCGGCTGGAGGACGGCTTTGCCGACGCCATCTGA
- a CDS encoding ABC transporter ATP-binding protein: MPTPSDGEVVLAARGVSRRYPLAVPGQALKTTLLHPGQALRAWRTRRRRELWAVRDVSFEVRRGEFFSIVGANGSGKSTLLRLLAGLSKPTRGSVEVRGRVSTLLELGSGFHPQVSGRENVIMNGLLMGRTRREMEALLPAIVEFSGLQEFIDQPMRTYSSGMYVRLGFAIAAFMDPEILLVDEVLAVGDAKFQEKCYEHIAGLQRKGVTMVMVSHDLGAVERFSDRAALMERGRMVAIGPPRKVIGLHLERLAETSPEIRQAIHEGMEADEERVRRMLEEDPEWAAAFAAALERNPAFHERLREQAERERSG, from the coding sequence TTGCCGACGCCATCTGACGGCGAGGTGGTGCTGGCGGCGCGCGGGGTATCGCGGCGGTACCCGCTGGCGGTGCCGGGGCAGGCGCTGAAGACGACGCTCCTGCACCCGGGGCAGGCGCTGCGGGCGTGGCGGACGCGCCGGCGGCGGGAGCTGTGGGCCGTGCGGGATGTGAGCTTCGAGGTGCGGCGCGGGGAGTTCTTCTCGATTGTCGGGGCGAACGGCAGCGGGAAGAGCACGCTGCTGCGGCTGCTGGCCGGCCTTTCGAAGCCGACGCGGGGGTCGGTGGAGGTGCGGGGCCGGGTGAGCACGCTGCTCGAGCTGGGGAGCGGGTTCCACCCGCAGGTGAGCGGCCGGGAGAACGTGATCATGAACGGCCTGCTGATGGGCCGGACGAGGCGGGAGATGGAGGCGCTGCTGCCGGCGATTGTGGAGTTTTCGGGACTGCAGGAGTTCATCGACCAGCCGATGCGGACGTACTCGTCGGGCATGTACGTGCGGCTGGGGTTCGCCATCGCGGCGTTCATGGACCCGGAGATCCTGCTGGTCGACGAGGTGCTGGCGGTGGGGGATGCGAAGTTCCAGGAGAAGTGCTACGAGCACATTGCGGGGCTGCAGCGGAAGGGGGTGACGATGGTGATGGTCTCGCACGACCTCGGCGCGGTGGAGCGGTTTTCGGACCGGGCGGCGCTGATGGAACGGGGCCGGATGGTCGCGATCGGCCCGCCGCGGAAGGTGATCGGGCTGCACCTCGAACGGCTGGCCGAGACGTCGCCGGAGATCCGGCAGGCGATCCACGAGGGGATGGAGGCCGACGAGGAGCGGGTCCGGCGGATGCTGGAGGAGGACCCCGAGTGGGCAGCGGCGTTTGCGGCGGCGCTCGAGCGGAACCCGGCGTTCCACGAGCGGCTGCGCGAGCAGGCGGAGCGGGAGCGCAGCGGATGA
- a CDS encoding prohibitin family protein, translated as MPWVVSVFLAVILCGAVFVVGRAARGAAAPGTPERIRGGIIMGAAAAVFVAWVGVHTALRSVKPIEAGHVGVVYQFGEIVGQKPEGLQFIWPWQDLRIESVQVQRYRFENITAFSQETQDVFFIATLNYSVSPSAVQTLYRTVGPRWFDRLIEPRVLNFFKEETVKYQTVDVGPNREKIRSAVRARLSQELAPFSIEINDLLIDNIEFSAEFKAAIEQKQIATQDALREQERVRQRQFEAQQQIELARGEAESIRVRAEGQAEANRLLAQSLTPEVIQFQALQKLGDNIQIALLPAGQGIIIDPATLLGQNPGNR; from the coding sequence ATGCCCTGGGTTGTGAGTGTGTTCCTCGCGGTGATTCTCTGCGGGGCGGTGTTTGTGGTCGGGCGGGCGGCACGCGGTGCGGCGGCGCCGGGCACGCCCGAGCGGATTCGCGGCGGAATCATCATGGGCGCCGCAGCTGCCGTGTTCGTCGCCTGGGTCGGGGTGCATACGGCGCTCCGCTCGGTGAAGCCGATCGAGGCTGGCCACGTGGGGGTGGTGTACCAGTTCGGCGAGATTGTGGGACAGAAGCCGGAGGGGCTGCAGTTCATCTGGCCGTGGCAGGACCTGCGCATCGAGAGCGTGCAGGTGCAGCGGTACCGGTTCGAGAACATCACGGCGTTTTCGCAGGAGACCCAGGACGTCTTCTTCATCGCGACGCTGAACTACTCGGTGTCGCCGTCGGCGGTGCAGACGCTCTACCGGACGGTGGGCCCGCGCTGGTTCGACCGGCTGATTGAGCCGCGGGTGCTGAACTTCTTCAAAGAGGAGACGGTGAAGTACCAGACGGTGGACGTCGGCCCGAACCGGGAGAAGATCCGGTCGGCGGTGCGGGCGCGGCTGAGCCAGGAGCTGGCGCCGTTTTCGATCGAAATTAACGACCTGCTGATCGACAACATCGAGTTCAGCGCGGAGTTCAAGGCGGCGATTGAGCAGAAGCAGATTGCGACGCAGGATGCGCTGCGGGAGCAGGAGCGGGTGCGGCAGCGGCAGTTCGAGGCGCAGCAGCAGATCGAGCTGGCCCGGGGCGAGGCGGAGTCGATCCGGGTGCGGGCCGAGGGCCAGGCGGAGGCGAACCGGCTGCTCGCGCAGTCGCTGACGCCGGAGGTGATCCAGTTCCAGGCGCTGCAGAAGCTGGGCGATAACATCCAGATTGCGCTGCTGCCGGCCGGGCAGGGGATCATCATCGACCCGGCGACGCTGCTGGGACAGAACCCCGGGAATCGGTAG
- a CDS encoding glycosyltransferase family 2 protein — translation MTAPRVAILTVTTNAGPHLAAYLAALERVTYPAWELWVVDNGSADGSAAMVRERLPAATVLENGANLGFTGACNRALALLRERDDLDYVLFLNDDTEVTPDFLEPLVALADERTMVAPKTYLAGQPGVLDDAAGTFDWLRGTWKRRVLGRPEGPEDRYAHAVETANLSCLLVPAGAFREVGLLDDAFFVYYDDTDFCRRARAAGYRLFYEPRSVVYHRKGATLGGQASAFGCYYLARNRPYLIRKHRGRAAFGAFLVYYLATRAVRMALWAQEGRWDLVRATAAGMRDFALGRMGPRREG, via the coding sequence ATGACGGCTCCGCGGGTGGCCATCCTGACCGTGACGACCAACGCGGGGCCGCACCTCGCCGCCTACCTTGCGGCGCTGGAGCGGGTGACGTACCCGGCGTGGGAGCTCTGGGTGGTCGACAACGGTTCGGCGGACGGTTCGGCGGCCATGGTGCGGGAGCGGCTGCCTGCTGCAACCGTGCTGGAGAACGGGGCGAACCTCGGCTTTACCGGAGCGTGCAACCGGGCCCTGGCGCTGCTCCGCGAGCGGGACGACCTGGACTATGTGCTCTTCCTGAACGACGACACCGAGGTGACGCCCGACTTCCTGGAGCCGCTCGTGGCGCTGGCCGACGAACGGACGATGGTGGCGCCGAAGACGTACCTGGCGGGGCAGCCGGGGGTGCTCGACGATGCCGCAGGGACGTTCGACTGGCTCCGGGGGACGTGGAAGCGGCGGGTGCTCGGCCGGCCGGAGGGGCCGGAGGACCGGTACGCGCATGCGGTCGAGACGGCGAACCTCTCGTGCCTGCTGGTGCCCGCCGGGGCGTTCCGGGAGGTGGGACTGCTCGACGATGCGTTCTTCGTCTACTACGACGACACGGACTTCTGCCGGCGGGCGCGGGCGGCAGGCTACCGGCTGTTCTACGAGCCGCGGTCAGTGGTGTACCACCGGAAGGGGGCGACGCTGGGCGGGCAGGCGAGCGCGTTCGGCTGCTACTACCTGGCGCGGAACCGGCCGTACCTGATCCGGAAGCACCGCGGGCGGGCGGCGTTCGGGGCGTTCCTGGTGTACTACCTGGCGACGCGGGCAGTGCGGATGGCGCTCTGGGCGCAGGAGGGACGATGGGACCTCGTCCGGGCGACGGCCGCCGGCATGCGGGACTTCGCGCTCGGCCGGATGGGGCCTCGGCGGGAGGGCTGA
- a CDS encoding MFS transporter — translation MPEAPVGRNLRLLGAFWFLREFQLWIPVWIVYLTFERGFSFTQITAAESLYLVGVLALEVPTGAIADRFGRRVSLGLGAISLASSVTIFAFTTSPAVLFASFAWWAVATTLMSGADMALLYDTLKAAGQEHRYGRAAGRGQAVSWAGAGLATLFGGPVAAVLDIRATILIGAATCLAAAAIAFALWEPPRAAATHEGGVRGYLGTIGRAFREAWGTRAIRYVVLLFGVAVAGIETVHYLVQPYLVENGVEVGAAFSLLQVPLFAAGMAGALAAGRVERLAGPIGAVLALGACGAVLLGMLALSPTLWLYGALPALMALNSCAYPLLTGAINRQVGSERRATVLSIGSMSLSIGMAVLAPAIGFAVDTWGVGAAFGLGAAAAAAGTLAFGGPALAAWRSRAPDAGPAAEPGAAGGP, via the coding sequence ATGCCTGAGGCGCCTGTCGGCCGCAACCTCCGCCTGCTCGGGGCGTTCTGGTTCCTGCGGGAGTTTCAGCTGTGGATCCCGGTCTGGATTGTCTACCTGACCTTCGAGCGGGGGTTTTCGTTCACGCAGATCACGGCTGCCGAGAGCCTGTACCTTGTCGGGGTCCTTGCGCTGGAAGTGCCGACCGGGGCGATTGCGGACCGGTTCGGGCGGCGGGTGTCGCTGGGGCTGGGGGCGATCAGCCTGGCGTCCTCGGTGACGATTTTCGCGTTCACGACGTCGCCGGCGGTGCTGTTCGCGTCGTTCGCGTGGTGGGCCGTCGCGACGACGCTGATGTCGGGGGCGGATATGGCCCTGCTGTACGACACGCTGAAGGCGGCCGGGCAGGAGCACCGGTACGGACGGGCTGCCGGGCGCGGGCAGGCGGTGTCGTGGGCGGGGGCGGGGCTGGCGACGCTGTTCGGCGGGCCGGTGGCCGCGGTCCTCGATATCCGGGCGACGATCCTGATTGGGGCGGCCACGTGCCTGGCGGCAGCGGCGATCGCTTTCGCTCTCTGGGAACCGCCCCGGGCGGCAGCGACGCACGAGGGCGGTGTCCGCGGGTACCTCGGCACGATCGGCCGGGCGTTCCGGGAGGCGTGGGGCACCAGGGCGATCCGGTACGTGGTGCTGCTGTTCGGCGTGGCCGTCGCCGGGATTGAGACGGTGCACTACCTGGTCCAGCCGTACCTCGTGGAGAACGGGGTCGAGGTCGGCGCGGCGTTCTCGCTGCTGCAGGTCCCGCTGTTCGCGGCGGGGATGGCCGGCGCGCTGGCTGCGGGGCGGGTGGAGCGGCTGGCAGGGCCAATCGGTGCGGTGCTCGCGCTCGGCGCGTGCGGCGCGGTGCTGCTGGGGATGCTGGCGCTCTCCCCGACCCTGTGGCTGTACGGAGCCCTGCCGGCGCTGATGGCGCTCAATTCGTGCGCGTACCCGCTGCTGACCGGCGCGATCAACCGGCAGGTGGGGTCGGAGCGGCGAGCGACGGTGCTCTCGATCGGGAGCATGAGCCTGAGCATCGGGATGGCGGTGCTGGCGCCGGCGATCGGGTTTGCCGTCGACACGTGGGGCGTGGGCGCGGCCTTCGGGCTGGGCGCGGCGGCAGCGGCGGCGGGCACGCTGGCGTTCGGCGGGCCGGCGCTGGCGGCGTGGAGGTCGCGTGCGCCGGACGCCGGGCCGGCGGCGGAGCCGGGAGCGGCCGGCGGACCGTAA
- a CDS encoding SDR family oxidoreductase has translation MTGLFDISGKVALVTGGSRGIGLMIARGFVEAGAKTYISSRKADVCEEVAAELSKTGTCIAIPADLGTEAGCRYLADEIAKREERLHILVNNAGANWNAPLAEFPDDAWDKVMNLNVKGVFHLTRFLVPLLERAATDDDPARVINIGSIDGLQAPTFDTYAYSSSKAAVHHLTRHLAQKLAPSRITVNAIAPGPFESKMMAETLRRFGDSIRASNPLGRIGRPEDMAGTAIYLASKAGAYVTGVVLPVDGGMSTRHQ, from the coding sequence ATGACCGGTTTGTTCGACATTTCCGGGAAGGTGGCGCTCGTCACGGGCGGGTCGCGCGGGATCGGGCTGATGATTGCGCGCGGCTTCGTGGAGGCGGGCGCGAAGACCTACATTTCGTCGCGCAAGGCGGACGTGTGCGAGGAGGTGGCCGCGGAGCTTTCGAAGACGGGGACGTGCATCGCCATCCCGGCGGACCTGGGGACGGAGGCAGGCTGCCGGTACCTCGCGGACGAGATCGCGAAGCGGGAGGAGCGGCTCCACATTCTCGTGAACAATGCCGGGGCGAACTGGAATGCGCCGCTGGCGGAGTTCCCGGATGACGCCTGGGACAAGGTGATGAACCTGAATGTGAAGGGCGTGTTTCACCTGACGCGGTTCCTTGTGCCGTTGCTGGAGCGGGCCGCGACGGATGACGACCCGGCGCGGGTGATCAACATCGGCTCGATCGACGGGCTGCAGGCGCCGACCTTCGACACCTACGCGTACTCCTCGAGCAAGGCGGCGGTGCACCACCTGACGCGGCACCTGGCGCAGAAGCTGGCGCCGAGCCGGATTACGGTGAACGCGATTGCGCCGGGGCCGTTCGAGAGCAAGATGATGGCGGAGACGCTGCGGCGGTTCGGCGACAGCATCCGGGCGAGCAATCCGCTGGGCCGGATCGGGCGTCCGGAGGACATGGCGGGGACGGCGATCTACCTGGCGTCGAAGGCGGGCGCGTACGTGACGGGCGTGGTCCTGCCGGTCGACGGCGGCATGTCGACGCGGCACCAGTAG
- a CDS encoding NfeD family protein: MRRIFAAACIALGLLAACSGDQPPEGAVHVARVDGTVGPIMARYIDRVISDAEDRNARLVVLELDTPGGLDTSMREIVQRIGRADVPVAVYVAPIGARAASAGTFITMAGHIAAMAPNTAIGAASAINADGSDIGGTLGKKIENDAVAYIRGIAELRGRNADWAEQAVREAVAVNENEAARLDVVDFVAADLDDLLRQCEGRTVTLRPGVTAELTGLLAAPRINLEMTVWERFLAFIADPAVASLLLSIGFLGIIIELFSPGLGVPGVAGAIAVILGFLGFGLLPVDTAGLVLIALGLALVAAELFVTSGILGAAGAVAIVLGAIIAFRDTPADFRPPAWAFATAGGILLAVLLLLIALVIVADRSARRARSDPFAF, encoded by the coding sequence ATGCGCCGAATCTTCGCCGCCGCCTGCATCGCCCTCGGCCTCCTCGCCGCCTGCTCCGGCGACCAGCCGCCCGAGGGTGCCGTCCACGTCGCCCGCGTCGACGGCACCGTCGGCCCCATCATGGCCCGCTACATCGACCGCGTCATTTCCGACGCCGAAGACCGCAATGCCCGGCTCGTCGTCCTCGAACTCGATACCCCCGGCGGCCTCGATACCTCCATGCGCGAGATCGTCCAGCGCATCGGCCGCGCCGATGTCCCCGTCGCCGTCTACGTCGCCCCCATCGGCGCCCGGGCCGCCAGCGCAGGCACCTTCATCACCATGGCCGGCCACATCGCCGCCATGGCCCCCAACACCGCCATCGGCGCCGCCTCCGCCATCAACGCCGACGGCTCCGACATCGGGGGCACCCTCGGCAAGAAAATCGAGAACGACGCCGTCGCCTACATCCGCGGCATCGCCGAACTCCGCGGCCGCAACGCCGACTGGGCAGAGCAGGCCGTCCGCGAGGCCGTCGCCGTCAACGAAAACGAGGCCGCCCGCCTCGACGTCGTCGATTTCGTCGCCGCCGACCTCGATGACCTCCTCCGCCAGTGCGAAGGACGCACCGTCACGCTCCGCCCCGGCGTCACCGCCGAACTCACGGGCCTCCTGGCGGCCCCCCGCATCAACCTCGAGATGACCGTCTGGGAGCGGTTCCTCGCCTTCATCGCCGACCCGGCGGTCGCCTCGCTGCTCCTCTCCATCGGCTTCCTCGGCATCATCATCGAGCTCTTCTCGCCCGGCCTCGGCGTCCCGGGTGTGGCCGGCGCCATTGCCGTCATCCTCGGCTTCCTCGGCTTCGGCCTGCTGCCCGTCGATACTGCCGGCCTCGTGCTCATCGCCCTCGGTCTCGCCCTCGTCGCTGCCGAGCTGTTCGTCACCAGCGGCATACTCGGCGCCGCGGGAGCAGTCGCCATCGTCCTCGGCGCCATCATCGCGTTCCGCGACACCCCCGCCGACTTCCGCCCGCCGGCCTGGGCATTCGCCACCGCGGGCGGCATCCTCCTCGCCGTCCTGCTCCTCCTCATCGCACTCGTCATCGTCGCCGACCGGTCGGCCCGGCGCGCCCGCTCCGACCCCTTCGCCTTCTGA
- a CDS encoding PIG-L deacetylase family protein, whose protein sequence is MPRILALVPHPDDEAYSVAGTLALAARAGWSCTVIAVSAGEAGRCYTGDAADPAALADLRLAELARSCAALGAEPGPSPRLPDGGLARDPRLSDAVAAAIRAAAPDLLLTIGPDGAYGHPDHLALHRAVVAAVEAAPAPPAVLFAAFPSGLFRPQYDLCRPILGDPPAIAPADLGVERPDVRIPIAAVADRKLAALAAHASQLPGGDPAAIFPPGIVPALLRDEWFLLRCPADMARVARLLLDIEAACP, encoded by the coding sequence GTGCCCCGCATCCTCGCCCTCGTCCCCCACCCCGACGATGAGGCCTACAGCGTCGCCGGGACCCTCGCCCTCGCCGCCCGCGCCGGCTGGAGCTGCACCGTCATCGCCGTCTCCGCCGGCGAGGCCGGCCGCTGCTACACCGGCGACGCAGCTGACCCGGCTGCCCTCGCCGACCTCCGCCTCGCCGAACTCGCCCGCTCCTGCGCTGCGCTCGGCGCCGAACCCGGCCCCTCCCCCCGTCTCCCCGACGGCGGCCTCGCCCGCGACCCCCGCCTCAGCGACGCCGTCGCCGCCGCCATCCGCGCCGCCGCCCCCGACCTCCTCCTCACCATCGGCCCCGACGGCGCCTACGGCCACCCCGACCACCTCGCCCTCCACCGCGCCGTCGTCGCCGCCGTCGAAGCCGCCCCCGCGCCGCCGGCCGTCCTCTTTGCTGCCTTCCCCTCCGGCCTCTTCCGCCCCCAGTACGACCTCTGCCGGCCGATCCTCGGCGACCCGCCCGCCATCGCACCGGCCGACCTCGGCGTCGAACGCCCCGACGTCCGCATCCCCATCGCCGCCGTCGCCGACCGCAAGCTCGCGGCGCTCGCTGCCCATGCCTCCCAGCTCCCCGGCGGCGACCCGGCCGCCATCTTCCCGCCCGGCATCGTGCCCGCCCTCCTCCGCGACGAGTGGTTCCTCCTCCGCTGCCCCGCCGATATGGCCCGGGTCGCCCGCCTCCTCCTCGATATCGAAGCTGCCTGCCCCTAA